The following nucleotide sequence is from Psilocybe cubensis strain MGC-MH-2018 chromosome 13, whole genome shotgun sequence.
CAGGCGTAGCGGACTATCACTTCGATCGTGTAAGTAAACCATGCAATGCTTATGCCTCAAAGTTACTTTTCACTCCGGAAGACCCAGCTTGGTTCTCCTTTATTGTGTCACGTAGAGACCGATCTACTCGAGCCCAGTATTCTTTTCGTTGCGCCGGTGACACTGCCATTATCAAACCGAAAAAGGAAGATCTGGGAAACAAAGAATATAATATTCCACCGGAAAGAAGGTCAACGCTGGATCATGGGGCCCTACAAAAGATCAACAAACTTAGGGACAAGAAAAGTATTTTTAATTACGAATTCTTTATCAAAGCTGAAGCTGGGGAGGCTCTGCTGCGGAAGATGAACTGTTGGGGGACATTCAAGTGGGACATGCCTACAGCCACAGGCGCTCCTGAGTTGCCTCTCTTGCCTCCGCACAGGGACTCTCCTATCATTCAGACCCTCTTTCCCTCTTTATACACGACGACCCCCCGCCCCTTGTCCACTCGCAAGGGCAGTCCGTCCACCAAGTCCGGCAGAATAAGACGAAAGCTTGTAGCTCCTCTGAGAAACGCTCAAAGGGACGAATCAAAATACAGGATTAATGCCCATCATTACATACAAAAGGTATTCTTGCCCCATTGTTATCGATTTGTTTTCTTATTCTCTGTATAGGGGTGGGCGAATGCAGTGGAGAGCGACGTCACATTCATCTTGTTCACCTGCGGCAAATTGGAGAGAATTGCGATTCGACACCGCCAGAGTCAGACTCTGTATCTATCAGATCTTATTGACCCCATGAGAACTCCTGGTTATCGACAGATACATCTTGGTCTCACAATCGCGGCCATAAAAGATCGATTAGCCATGCTAGACCAGGAAGAATTATCCAACCAACGTCCTTTGAAACGCAAAACACCTCCTCCTCAGAATCCCATTGTTTACAATAGTATGAAGGACAAGGCAACCAGAAGGAAACGAAGAAAGTTAGACCCAGAGCTAGAACTAACCTCAGAGGGAATGGATAAAAAGGCTGGTTTCTTCACCCACCGCACCTCGCATATTTGGGCTCATTTAAATATTCTAGACATTCAATGAGGAATTGGCCAAGCGGGACCTAGTGCTTTTTTATCTAAATTTCGGGAACTGGAGATCTCCAGCGCCGTCTACATTTTGGCGTATGGAACCTTCGTGCGCATTGCGACCGTTCCAAAACCATTCATACCGCTTTAAACGCAAAGCATCATACCCTCCAGAAGGCTATATCTCGGTGATCACACATGAAGACGACATTGGTAGTGGGGCGATGGGTATGGTATATAGAGTCGCCGTcgaaattgaaatgaatgatgGATCTAAACATCAGCGCACACTCATTCTCAAGCTTGCCATTGGTCCCAAAAAGGATCAAATTATCCAGGAATACGAAATGTATAAACGGTTGGCTGAAGCTGATGTCACGTACGGGATCGTTGGCGTCCACGGTTTATTTCACGACATGGAAAGCGATGCAATGCTCCTCATCATGGAGGATGCAGGGAAGTCGCTTAGAACGCGCGCTACCGAGCATAATCTCAAGATTCATTATAGTTGGGATGACTCACTGGTTGAGGCGACAGAGGAAGAACGGTAGGCATCTTTCATCCAAGTATGCATTTCAGTTATTTACTCTTCGAACTTCTAGGGATGCCTTTGTCAAGGCTTTAAAAGGCATCCATAGTGCGCACGTACTTCACCAAGACCTTAGGATTGACAACTTGATGATCAACGATGCTGGTGATGTTTTCATAATCGATTTTGACAATGCTGAATACTACACCCTCCAACATCCAAGAAATTACAGGGAAGAGATGGGAGAACTATTGTCAGTAATTGGGTGGCTTGACagtgacgacgaagaaagtgACGACGACagtgaagacgaggatgaagatgaaaataaaaatgacggagaagaagatggagacGAAGGATGATTAATATTGGTTGGTTTGTAGCGTTGCTGGGTATACTCTACTCCTACTACATAGAATTCACTGGACGCCAATGCTGATGGCTGATTTTTCTAGGAAGTTTATCATTTATATCAATGGAACGGAAAAGCAGTCGCTTGCGCAGCTACTTAACGTCTAATTTACTGCAACTACTCATCCACTCATCTCATGCATCGCACTCTCTGAAAATTCTTTATGATGTGTTTAGTAAATTACTGCTTTTTAATAAATAAAAGATTCTCTTCTTTAAGTTACAGTGACAGAGAATACCAAACAAAAACTGAAAAACCCTATAAGTGTTGACGAGATTCAGTTCATAAAAAGCAGAGTATGTTTTACCAGGTACGATGTACAAGGGCTCGTGGGTTCACCACGCATCCAAGGGTATAGAGAAGAAAGTCCTGACTCCTGCAGCAGTAGCCAGTTTTGGTAACCTTCGCCGTGGCGCTGAAACTTCATCGTAATAACGGCAGAAAGCTGAAGTCCAAAGGCAAAAACAGAGGACATTTTCTGGGTCGCACTCCAACATTGACAACAATTTGGACTGTAGAACGTGGCGTGAAggaaacttgaacttggggGAAACCGTGAAAGTATTGGTATGAAttatttttaaaaaatttaTGTGCGGCGAGGAACTCGGAGGCACACTGGCACATACAAAAGCGGTATTCAATCCTCCTATACTAGTATCGCTGGTACTCATGCTCATCGGAGGGGTGCAAACGAAGCAGCGATGACTGTATACCTATCCTAGTTATCTGAGTTATCAGTGGAATAACCATAAACTAAAACCCGACATCAAACTCTGCAACAGTGCACCTGAAGCataagcaaaaaaaagggaaaaacgTTAAGTGAACCAAAAACGAGAATGATGTTATtccaaaaaatacaaatgTAAAATGTAAATAATTGCAGGTCGTAGTGTACAATGGACgacgaaaaaagaaaaaaaaaacctatGTGAAATGAGACTGAAATGCGAAATAGTGACCAGATTACTCCACCTGAACCCATTGTCCTGTATTTCACCGAAGCAAACGGGGCGAAGATCGGGGTCGTATGTGATTAAGCCAGGCTAGCGTAGCGTATGGTACCTTAGCAGGTGCCTCCGGACCCTTCTTACACCAGAAGGAACCCGGAAGGGCTTCCAAGCTCCGTAAAATCCAGAGCGCAGGATCCTAGATAGAATGGACGAAGGGCCAAGGATGTGTCGAGGCTGCCAAAACAAGGCATATGAGACAAATTCCGACGGAATATTCGTCGAGCGGACGATGGACAGGGATGCAAAGAGGCGGACCACTTGCAAGCAATCGTTGAGTGATAACTTTGAGACAGAAATCATCGTCACTTTCCGATCCTATTCATAAAGGAGGTTAATACACCCAAGGACACACAAACAATAATCCAAAATAACCACTCACAATAAAGACACGCGTCAAGTTTTATACGGAAGCTCACCTACATCCGCACCAAAAGCGATGGCCGCAAGGGCATCAGCGATCCACTCCTCGCCCGCCCGCCATTCTTCTTCAACGCTCCATTGACGAACAAGCTGCCCAGCTTCTGAAACCCGGCGATCAacatccatctcctcccaTGCACCCTCATCATCCGCGTCAACAAAGCCCCCTGATAGGCCGTATAGGTGGTATCCGACGAGCTCAGAGAGCTCCGATTCGAGTGTGGTGCGGGTGCCCCCGAAGCGGGGGTACATGGTCATCATCCGGACAAAAGACGCAAACAAGGCAGGTGGTCGGGGCACTAGAATCTTGGAGCACCGTGAAGGTTGTATATGGATCGGTGACTGCTCAATCAAATCGGCGGGAGCAAGGGTGGAAAAGGACATGGGGTAGAGTGTAATATGCTGAACAGAGGAAATCCGAGTAGCCTTAGTGATTCTATGGAATCGGCCTTTGGCGTAGAAGTCGCCGTACGTTTTCATGAATAATTTGTTAGGGGGTGATAGAGGCAAGCCTGTGCGGGTAAGCAGATCCGAAGCTCGGTCTAGGTCGTCATCTGGCACGAGGAAGGAGTAATCCTACACAGACAAGATTCAGCTTGAGGTATCACAGAAGCATGGTTGTGTGCTCACAAGTACGAGTACCGGGACCCCCAGTCTCCGATACAAAAGGGACCGCCATTCTACGAGTTGGATCCCGAGGCTCTGTAGGGTGTCAAGAGCGATATCCACGATTTCAGCTGGGTGCTTGTCGAGGATGTTATCCTGTTTGACATCTTTGATAAGTCTGGTGCACGGCACTATATTTTGTCTGAGTGGGATGGTGGGAGGGCGCAACATGTTGCTACAGATattgtggtggtggtcggGGTTTATGTTGAATTAGCTCACCGCCGTTAGACAATGACCAGCGTTATTTGGTTTTATTTGGTCCAAGTGGCCAATATAGCCCGAGATAGTGTGGCACAGCCACCATGGACATATGGCCATTATCTCAATCACCACCTCGAGCAGAGATCAGTCCACTGCCGCTGAATCTCTTTCTCAGTATCTCGAACAGCTCAATTGTCGCCATGCTTATATAGGAGGATTTGCATGGGCTCTACTTGGAAGCCGCAGGCCGACTGAGATCAGTATTTTTGATGACTACTTTACATTAAGCGCTCGGGGTTGAATTCTCTACACGATATAGATGTATTGGTCGAAACTGTGAATCTTGACATCAAGACCCTTCGTGAGAAACTCACAGAGCTCAATAGACAGTTCGCTTCCGCAGGAATAAAGCTGTTTTATGTCAAAGTGAGATCTGTTGGTCCGTCGCGTGTGACTCATACGGAGTGAGCTGTACAGGAACCAATTGGGGATTTGCGCGACGACGACCTAGTCAGGGCGAGCAAGGACAATGTATTGATCGAGACTTTGAAAGCCGGAACCATGGGATTGCCCATCGTTGCAGAGCCAGTGTACGTTGTCGAACACGAATCGGGTCGACGTACGTTTCCATTATGCTTGCATCGAATATAACTGCAATTTGAGGCCAGGCATCAATATCCTACATCCAGGCATTCTCAttttgacgaagatgaaaCGATGGTCTCACTATCACGACTCGGACCGACCAAAAACTGTAATAAAGAACAAATCAGACCAGGCTGACATCGAATTTATGCTCAACTGGCTTGCCGCAAGTGAGATGTTTATCGACTTTGAGCAGTATCAAGGCAAATCGAGGAGCGACCTGTTAGGAATTGTGCGTGTATACAGGAACAAATTCATTTCAAACACGGACTTGATGGACACGTTGAAAATGGTGATGAGGCCAGAAGACTGGGATGAACTATGCGACGAAGAGGTGGCCATAGAAACATCGAACAGCACTGTTCACCTAAACGAATAGCTTACAGGTCACTAATCACTCCTCAATGTAAAACATGTCGCACGACAGATTTGTCTCGTAGCAAATTGAATTGATTTGAGAATGTGTGATGAACGACTCGACAACCCCAGCGCGCTGTACATATGACACTGAGATTGCAATGCACTTTTTGGCTTGATATGCATCATGTAGATGCGCGGTATGACCCATTCCAATCGCTGAGCAACAGAAAGACGAGAGCGGATATTTAACTCGTCCAATTGCTTCCGAGTACCAGCGAGTGATGCGAAACGACGCGCACTTCCATTCGAGGCGTTTACtctgaagaaaaaaagatgaacAGAACGTCCAGCTAGCATGTGAAACAGACACATACTGGAGCGGGCTCTCATCTTTCTGCGTTTACGCCTGAGCCTGCGCgatctctttttcttccacttCTCTCTCATGATCTACACAATAATGCAAGATGAGCAAAGCacagaaagaaaatataaaaaCCGAGGGACTGACTGATTATGATATGTGGGAGAGCTTGGAGTCGTGTGGACCGCATCCTGTCGCAAGAGGGGTCCAAGCTACTATACAGTTCTGACGTAAGCATTTCCACGGTCTCGGCAGTCACCTGCCCAGACTCTGCCGCTCCCTCGACTTATTTATCAGTGACACCATGGTCAAGAAGCGCCCAGGGACATCTCGCAAGGTCCCAGCCGCTCTCCACCATGAATTGTCAGAGTATGCCTCACTGCTACGAGCCCTGCGCGTCAGGGACATGATGGatctcacaaagcacattcTAAAGCCTAACCCTTTTCTAACCGACGCCGAAACGAACCCGTCTGGTTCGCCTGCCTGTCTGTATCTTCCCGGTTACCCTTTCTCTAACGCGTCAAGTTAGGTGCTTCTCATGCTGGGCCGAGCGACTTGAACCACCCTTTCAATGCGCAGACACAACCGAAAAGCGCCAAGGCAAAGGGAAAGCAAAAGGCGGAGTCTTCGCCTGACAAACCTAAGCAGATCCGTCGGGACCACTGGACCCGTTGGCCGCTCCTGCTGGAAGACGTTCCACCACCGGAATGGAATCTGTCAGACGAAGTTGCTGTCATAGCTTCCCAGGTCCTGAAAGCTCGTCCACCACTCGCCTTTCCCTGCCCAATCTCTAGTTCTGACGTCGACGATCTAATGGccgaagaggacgaggacgatcgGGTAGTCAAGGTCAGGGAGATGGACGTGGACTCTGACGACCCAGACCCCCCATTCTACATCCCCTACCTTACCTCGATCATGGCCAAGTTCCTGTCCACCATCTTCCGCATCCTCGCCTCTCACACACCTCGTCGGCCAGCCAGCATGCAGAACCGGATCGAACCTCTTGGCTGGCGCTCCGTTATCGACGTCGTGGTCTCCTGTGGCATACCCGAGTTCGCTAACCCAAAGTATGTATGTATCTCTCCGTTACTCGTAACTAGCTAGTGATCCATGTGTCCGTAGGGTAGTCGAAAATGTCATTAAACGAATAGAACGACTCGTCGGACCTTCGATTTTACCTATTGAAGGCAGAAAGGCCACAAGTTTCCGTGGTATGTCCTTTATAgtgcctctttcttccacTGTCCGCATGCCAATGTCCACCATATAGCTGTCGAGAGAATGAAGGGCAAGGACGCACAATCAGAAGCTTTCGACCAACTATTCGCTCGGGAAGCGGCCATGTATTGGGCACCTCTCGAACTGCTTCCAGAATCAGAGAGAAATTCTGGTCCTGATCCATTACCTGtcaagaaaaggaaaagcaaaagagAGAAACAAGAAGGTAaaccttcctcttctctctctgTGGCGGATCGTTGACATGCTTCGTATCAAATTACAGAGGCTGGATATAGGGCTAGGAAACATTGGActcccaaggacaaagaacAAGGACAATCTAAATctaaacccaaacccaaacccaaaccaaaGTCCACTGCCAAAACTTCCAAGAAAAAGGCAACACCGACTCCATCAGTCGACGTCGAATCACCAAGCGCTTCAGATTCCGATACTGAGGTGCTCAAGACACCCGAACAACCACAGCCAGTTCGACGGAGCACTCGGGCAAAGAACAACGTCAGCTACCGCGAAATACCACCCGACGATATACCTCTCatataacaacaacaactatCTTGCCACACGAACTTCTATCCTCAAACACTGGAACTCTTGCATCTTTCATTTGTAACAATATCTTCATCTTGCTCTGGTGCGAGGATCAtctagtttttttttatatatttGTACATTTTATTTCTTGTAGCCTTAATTTTTTCGTTCTTCACGGCATATGTTACATGCTATCATATGGAATCCTGGTATCATTTCTTGTATCTCCTAACACCCGAGCTTATCGATGTCCTATAATCACAAATTCCGGCAGAAATTGCTATAAATCATAAAAATATATAACCGACTCCTTCAATTCCCTTCACTTGGCCAATCCAGCGTAGAACGTTTCCTCGAACTCTGCGACGACCTTGAACACCTCGTGATCTCCTGTTGGTATAAGTTGGGTACCGAACACTGCTGCGACTCCAGTCGCTGGGTCCATGAAATGGAACGTATGCGCCCAGCCCCACCCtatcaaaaacaaaaaaaacaagggtTAAGATGTCAACCTCGACGACGGTGAAAATGTGATCTGATTGTATACGCACAGAACGCGGTCCCCTTCTTTCTTCGCCCTGGCCAGTCGGTTTCACATAGACCCATCGCGGTGCCCCATTGTATCTTGGAGTCCTTCGGCATGTTGGTATCCATGGACATGAATCTTGATACCATTGCCGACCCTTCTTCGTTGAGCGCGGGTTCAAAGATCCCTCGCATACTTTCTTGGCTAACAATCGGGGATTTCGCCTTGCCGGCTAGTACACATCCCTGTTAGCACACACCATGGCAGACCTACTACAACACGACACTGTCGTACCTTTAATCTGAAGCAGATGGCGCAGAAGGATGAGATAGtctttcatcgacatgtaCAATCCACCGCCGCCAAAGTGAAGCGCGACTGTAAAAAACGAACTCGTAAATAAATCACATCCTCACAGACGCGCAGAACGGGGGAGAAAGCACACTTCTTTCTGGATCCTGTTCAGGAAGCGGGACCTGATTCGCCCAAGCTTCGAGTTTGCCGTCGCGTCGGTACGCTAGGTCgaccatcttcttcctcacgTCAGGTGTCGGATAAAATGTACCGCTGATGCTCAGTGGCTTGAGTATATTTTCTGCTCTAAAGTTGGGAATGAGTGTTTGTAAAAGTTCTTTTCAAGAAATGAATTTGTTACTTAAACGCACAGGTATGTTTCCAAACTCTGCCCAGTGACAATCTCGACCACGAAACCCAAGATATCCGAGCTCCATCCATAGGCAACTGATGACTTCAGCAAGGTAGTATGAAAGACAATGTAAACAATGACCCACAACTTGTCCCAGGCTCAAAGAGAAGAGGGATTCCAGGCAGACCGCACTGTATGCATAAAATGTCAGAGTATTCCCCAATGCCAACGTATCTATGGTTGAGCTCTGACCTTGAGCACGGACACGAAATGTGATACTGGATTTTTCTTATCATGCGCCGCCGCGTAGCCATCTGGCTGCTTGTCAGGCTTGTACCCCTTGAATGGATAAAACAGTCCACTGGTAAAGTTCAGTATATGCTTCAGGCGCATAACAGTCTTCGTCGGCTTATATGTCCACACATCCGCCATCTGGTCATCAAGAATAACAAGGTCGCTGAATTCTGGAATGTAATCAGAGATAGGACTCTCGAACGTGATCTTCCCCTGCTCTACCAGCTGCAACGCCGCAAGCTAAAATAGATCGCACCAGAACGCGTCAATGACAGGTTTAGGGCGCTTCGATGAGTGTGCCACCCCCAAGATGGCAATCACAGAAGTGGCAGAAAGAGCGCGCGTACGTACATGGACGAGCAGTTTGGTCTGACTGCAGATCATGAACACGCTATCTTCATTGATCTTCCCGCTCTCCGGCCTCCCTACGGCGTTGTATCCCCCCGAAGTAAAGTAGATCTCCTCATCGACGGAGGTGGCACCGAAAACAAAGCCGGGGATCTTTGCTTCCCCCACCACTCTGGCCTAGGACAAATTGGGGTTTTTACCCAAGTGAGCAAAGATAACGAATCGAAGCTAAAAGTCACACGGGCGTACCGTCAAGCTATCAAGTGCTTTTCTTCCGGACTGCGTCAGGGCGGCCATGGTCCCAATATGCTGCAGAACTGTGCGTCGGGGCAGCAGCGAACGTCTTGGGGGATTGAGAGATGATAAATGCCTACACGATTCTGTCTTGATATCATATTGTGAGAACTTATATGGCAATTCCAAGGCGAATCCAAGGCCCGTCTTGAGCCCATTGGATCGGCTGCCGCGATCACGCTCGCCTTCAGGGGCTTACCGCAGTGAccccaccaccgccgccatGAGCGTGGCAGAATAGCTGGCACTTGAGTGGATGGTCATCATACGGATATTGCCTACGCACTCCGGATATCACGCCAGTATCACGCCTAAAATATCGTCAACCAACCGTTCTCATCAATGACCAGACAGACCCACAAGCAACTGCACCACGGTGAATATGTTCTAATAATAACCCTGTTGATCGAGTGATCCCTCAAAAGCTGAAGGACTTGTAAGAGTACATTAAGTGGATCGTTGGCGCTTACATGAATCAATCAGAAGCCCACCGGTAGAAAATCAGTCTTAATTATATCTGGATTTTCATTTAGAAGCAAATCATTCGATGTGGGTCAACTTATGATGTATTAAGGCATTTTCCCTAATCTCTTTTAGCCTACTAGATCCAGTATCCCCCGAATCTGAAAGCACTCTATTCTTGAAGTTCTGAATATAGTGTTTCTTCCAGTTGAGCCCACGCCTTGAACACATTTTGATCAAGGGTAGGGATAACTTGAATTCCGAGGACAGCAGCCACATTTGTTGTTGGATCAATGAAAAACATTGTATGCGCCCAGCCCCACCCTTCACAGGAAATTAATTAAACGTCAGTTATCCCAAACCAGGGGATCCAACCTAGTTACTTACAAGATGCCGACCCTTTCTTTCGTCGCCCAGGCCAATCCTCTGTATGAACCGACAAAGCAGTACTCCATTGCGCTCCTTTCGACGTTACAGTCGAATCAAGGCCTTGCAAAAATCCTAGAGCCTGTGCTCCTGCCTCAGTAAGCGCCGGGTCAAAGATCGTGTCCAAAGTTGCCTTCCCGATGATGGGATTTGAAGCTTTTCCGGCTGATAGTTCAGAGTCAGTGACATATGAATCTCAAAACGTTTTATACCACTTGCCTCGGATCTGCAGCaaatgacgaagaagacctAGATAGTCTTTTACAGAAGCGTATAAGCCTACTCCTCCCAAATGCACGGCCACTATCATAATTTGAGAAGTAAAATCGTGAGCGCTGTCCGGCGCGGTTGAGTCACAACTTCTTTTTACCTTTGGACGGATCTTGTTCAATGAGCTTGGTTTGCCCTGACCAGGGCTCTAACGTATCGCCGCGTCTATAGGACAGGTCCACAAGTTTTGATTTGATATCTGGAGTAAGGTAAAACGAAGCTTTCATTCCCAAAGGCTTGAAGATGTTCTGCTGGCTAATTAAAGGGTCAGTTGCCACGGCGCATAGTGGGGTAACGTTAGGGCTTACAAGTATTCTTCCAAGGTTTGTCCAGTAACCTTCTCTACCACAAAACCAACAATATCAGAGCTGTATCCGTACGCGACTAGAAGTCAAGTTTATGCCGTGGTTAATTAACAGCTTACACTGAAATATCAATTTCACTTACAACTTGTTCCGGGCTCAAAGAGAATAGGAATGCCAGGTAGACCTCCCTGTATTCCCATTTATTAATTTACATCGTTGATTTGACGAGTTCCTTACGCACCTTCAATTCAGATAGGAAATGCCCAATCGGATCAGTCTTGTCGTGTGACGCAGCATACGCGCCACCTTGCTCATCAAGCTTGAAACCCTTCATAGAGTAGAACAAGCCACTCGAAAAATTCAAAATGTGTTTAATTAGCATCACATTTTTTGCAGGCTTGTAGGTCCAGACGTCAGCAAATTGATCATCGATGATCAGTAAATTTGCAAAATCAGGGAGGTAATCGGAGACTGGGGTGTCATACGACACTTTCCCCTGATCTATAAGCTGAAGTAGAGCAAGCTATCCAATACCTTCACCATCAGCATGATTAGCTTTCAAGGGCGGAGATTGGACATACATGAGTAATCATCTTGGTCTGGCTGCAGATCCAGAATATACTCTCATCATCGATCTTTCCGCTCTCCGGTTTGTCGAGGACATTGTAACCAGTTGCTTTAGAATATATCTCCTCATCAATGGTGGTAGCAGCGAACAGGAAACCCGGGAGATTCTTCTCCGCAGCAATCTTGTCCTATGTGAGTATTGAATGTAAGTACTAATGTGTCCTGATCGTCCTTTACAGAAGGCTACACACTCACCACAACGCGGTCAAGTGCTTCCTTACCGGAACTTTTCAAAACAGGCATCTGAGAATATGTAATGGGGGAGGTAATTGAGGGCCAGAATGTACTGCACAGGTATTTATATGTAGGAATAAGCGATCATCATGCTTAGCTCCATCCAAAGCGCACCTCAAAAACAGCCGTATCTGGTCGTCCCCACTTCCAATAGCAGCCGTAACACCCGAATCCCCCGACAACGTTACTAGAAGTGGCCAAATTTGCAATTATTTACCATAAGCGGTTTGCTAGGTAATGCATTGAGTAGTGATTACCAAAGGCCAAAATCCAAAGCTTAGCTATCAGGGCGTCAAAATACTGACAGAGTACCCCAAAGAGGCACATTCGGGATCAATAAACTACATGTTTCGATTCTACTATATAGTAGTCTTGACACACGAGTCAGTTTGGATATCAAACTTTCCAACTAGATGACAAGAGTTACGTGCATTTCTGACTTTTGCTTACGCCTTATATCCCCTGTAGTTACACATCTAACAAACACTTTAATTGGACAATACCTCGAAGCCGCCTCTGTTCCTTATGGCCAATCCACCGTTCCACTACAAACAGGCTGAAACTTACGCTTCAGAGGACAATCCTGCATATAATGCCTCCTCAAGCTCTGCTACCACTTCAAAAATCTCCCGATCTCCAGCTGGCATAATTTGTGCTCCAAAAACGGTGGCAATTCCAGACGCCGGGTCTATCAAGAAAAGGGTATGCGCCCATCCTATCCCTGGAGAGGATATGAGAGCAGTGAGTTGCATATACTACGCAAAGAAAATCAATCACGCTTACAAAATCCTGAGCCCTTCTTCCGCCTACCCGGTAAATCCGAACCGGACAGAGCAAATCCTCCTACGCTCCATTGTGTATGAGTTGCAGGGGTGAAAGGATCCATGGTTAAAAATCGATCTAGGGATTTAGAGCCTTGTTCATTAAGAACCGGTTCAAAGAGCTGCTCTACAGTTTTAGATGTAAGAATTGGATTGGTCGCGGCCCCGGCTATAAATATACATAGTTAGATACAACATCCAAAAAGATCAAAACGCTGGTAGTGTACCCTTTATAGCCAGGATATGGCGCAATAGGGTAAGTACGTCTCTTAACGAGCCGTATAATCCAGCACCTCCAAGATGGCATGCCACTAAATGGGTTTGTTAGCGAATTAGTTGTATTCGACagcaagagaagagaagatcAATACATTTTGAAGGGTCTTGCTCCATGATTCTTGACTGACCAGCCCAAGCCTCTAAAATATCATTACGACGGAAGGTCATGTCAACGAGCCTATCTTTGATGTCTGGCGTAAGGTAAAAGGACGCTTTCATGTTCAAGGGTTTAAAAATATTCTCCTGTCTGATCCGGTTTACAGAAGCTAATCAGACTTAGACAGGTCAAATAAACTTACAAGTATTCTTCTAGAGTTTGTCCAGTGATCTTTTCAACGAGAAATCCTGCAATATCAGAGCTCCATCCATGCACGTCTGTGAGCATATGGTCCATTGGTAAATGTTATATAACATTAGACGAGTAAGATGACTAACAGTTTTCTCCAGGCTCGAAAAGAAGGGGGATCCCAGGTAAATCACCCTAAGGGTCCCACAAAGCATCGATGAAACTTGAATTGGTCTATATCCTGTACCATACTCACCttgatgaaagaaagaaactgTGATATCGGGTCATCTTTGGTATAAGGAGC
It contains:
- a CDS encoding Serine/threonine-protein kinase pak-1, whose product is MILNGDSFAPTLRQFLDTGYKFERGYPDDTNNPEPQNPLLFYNRHVASTLLLKNVRRAPWIPTDLSKICEDAIREFTMAGHTFVDNLHYRGIFREDYIYNGRCSGVADYHFDRVSKPCNAYASKLLFTPEDPAWFSFIVSRRDRSTRAQYSFRCAGDTAIIKPKKEDLGNKEYNIPPERRSTLDHGALQKINKLRDKKSIFNYEFFIKAEAGEALLRKMNCWGTFKWDMPTATGAPELPLLPPHRDSPIIQTLFPSLYTTTPRPLSTRKGSPSTKSGRIRRKLVAPLRNAQRDESKYRINAHHYIQKGWANAVESDVTFILFTCGKLERIAIRHRQSQTLYLSDLIDPMRTPGYRQIHLGLTIAAIKDRLAMLDQEELSNQRPLKRKTPPPQNPIVYNSMKDKATRRKRRKLDPELELTSEGMDKKAAPSTFWRMEPSCALRPFQNHSYRFKRKASYPPEGYISVITHEDDIGSGAMGMVYRVAVEIEMNDGSKHQRTLILKLAIGPKKDQIIQEYEMYKRLAEADVTYGIVGVHGLFHDMESDAMLLIMEDAGKSLRTRATEHNLKIHYSWDDSLVEATEEERDAFVKALKGIHSAHVLHQDLRIDNLMINDAGDVFIIDFDNAEYYTLQHPRNYREEMGELLSVIGWLDSDDEESDDDSEDEDEDENKNDGEEDGDEG
- a CDS encoding Acyltransferase calJ; translation: MAALTQSGRKALDSLTARVVGEAKIPGFVFGATSVDEEIYFTSGGYNAVGRPESGKINEDSVFMICSQTKLLVHLAALQLVEQGKITFESPISDYIPEFSDLVILDDQMADVWTYKPTKTVMRLKHILNFTSGLFYPFKGYKPDKQPDGYAAAHDKKNPVSHFVSVLKCGLPGIPLLFEPGTSFAYGWSSDILGFVVEIVTGQSLETYLAENILKPLSISGTFYPTPDVRKKMVDLAYRRDGKLEAWANQVPLPEQDPERIALHFGGGGLYMSMKDYLILLRHLLQIKAGKAKSPIVSQESMRGIFEPALNEEGSAMVSRFMSMDTNMPKDSKIQWGTAMGLCETDWPGRRKKGTAFWWGWAHTFHFMDPATGVAAVFGTQLIPTGDHEVFKVVAEFEETFYAGLAK
- a CDS encoding Acyltransferase calJ yields the protein MPVLKSSGKEALDRVVDKIAAEKNLPGFLFAATTIDEEIYSKATGYNVLDKPESGKIDDESIFWICSQTKMITHLALLQLIDQGKVSYDTPVSDYLPDFANLLIIDDQFADVWTYKPAKNVMLIKHILNFSSGLFYSMKGFKLDEQGGAYAASHDKTDPIGHFLSELKGGLPGIPILFEPGTSFAYGYSSDIVGFVVEKVTGQTLEEYFQQNIFKPLGMKASFYLTPDIKSKLVDLSYRRGDTLEPWSGQTKLIEQDPSKVAVHLGGVGLYASVKDYLGLLPGKASNPIIGKATLDTIFDPALTEAGAQALGFLQGLDSTVTSKGAQWSTALSVHTEDWPGRRKKGSASWWGWAHTMFFIDPTTNVAAVLGIQVIPTLDQNVFKAWAQLEETLYSELQE
- a CDS encoding carboxylate methylbutanoyltransferase mlcH (ML-236A carboxylate methylbutanoyltransferase mlcH), with the protein product MVVLTKTGKGAMDNLVAEISRNKRIPGFLFGATSATEEIYLKPSGYNIVNDPASGLINEDSTFALCGQGKIITHLAALQLVERGLVTLETPISDYIPEFADLVVLDDQLADVFTFKPAKTIMRLKHVLNFTSGMFYPLKGFSLAQQPEAYIAPYTKDDPISQFLSFIKGDLPGIPLLFEPGENYVHGWSSDIAGFLVEKITGQTLEEYLQENIFKPLNMKASFYLTPDIKDRLVDMTFRRNDILEAWAAGAATNPILTSKTVEQLFEPVLNEQGSKSLDRFLTMDPFTPATHTQWSVGGFALSGSDLPGRRKKGSGFWIGWAHTLFLIDPASGIATVFGAQIMPAGDREIFEVVAELEEALYAGLSSEA